From a single Athene noctua chromosome 2, bAthNoc1.hap1.1, whole genome shotgun sequence genomic region:
- the EDN1 gene encoding endothelin-1, with translation MDYTQMILSLLFVLCPGLLSAAPGVEAGAAPPPAASAHRRARRCSCSSLLDEECVYFCHLDIIWINTPEKTVPYGLGGPSRSRRSLKDMVPEMLAEPSSRCRCANQKDKKCLNFCQMGKDLWAQSTMEKTSHHRNKAGNCIGPKCMNRQLVDSKKMKRLEAIGNSIKASFSVAKLKAELQKGRKLKHNRANKKQSIWESLKAS, from the exons ATGGATTATACCCAGATGATCCTCTCGCTGCTCTTCGTGCTCTGCCCGGGGCTGCTGTCGGCAG cccccggaGTCGAGGCgggcgccgcgccgccccccgccgccagcGCACACCGCCGCGCCCGgcgctgctcctgctcctcgcTGCTGGACGAGGAGTGCGTCTACTTCTGCCACCTCGACATCATCTGGATCAACACCCCCGA GAAGACTGTTCCGTATGGTCTCGGAGGCCCTTCTCGATCCAGAAGATCGCTTAAGGACATGGTGCCAGAGATGCTCGCTGAACCTAGCAGCAGATGCCGATGTGCCAACCAGAAGGACAAGAAATGTCTGAACTTCTGCCAGATGGGAAAAGATCTCTG GGCTCAGTCCACCATGGAGAAAACCTCACATCACCGCAACAAAGCTGGTAATTGCATTGGTCCTAAATGCATGAACCGACAGCTTGTTGACAGCAAGAAAATGAAGCG gcTGGAAGCCATTGGTAACAGTATCAAAGCTTCCTTCAGTGTTGCAAAGCTGAAAGCTGAGCTCCAGAAAGGCCGGAAGCTGAAACATAACAGggcaaacaaaaaacaaagcatcTGGGAAAGCCTGAAAGCATCCTAG